One window of the Herbiconiux sp. L3-i23 genome contains the following:
- a CDS encoding pirin family protein encodes MTNLERDPGVVTGVDAPARSAVEVLTPRDVPLGGVRSMTVRRTLPQRRRSLIGAWCFVDHYGPDDVAATGGMRVPGHPHTGLQTVTWLFEGEVEHRDTVGTVSLIRPGEVNLMTSGHGIAHSEYSTPLTSRLHGAQLWIALPDGRRAGQRDFQHYAAPQVVFGGARLRVFLGELVGESSPIRTWSRVVGAEIALDPDASLDLPVDAGFEHGVLVDTGSVRLDGVAGEAAELLFSAAGTDRLHLQAGSDGARLLLIGGEPFGEEIVMWWNFIGRSHEEIAEHRRAWQARVATFEDGSSGDVDDFGAFPVAWDRVLPAPELPTVRLKPRR; translated from the coding sequence GTGACCAACCTCGAGCGCGATCCCGGCGTCGTCACTGGCGTCGATGCTCCCGCGCGCTCGGCGGTCGAGGTGCTCACCCCGCGCGACGTCCCGCTCGGCGGTGTGCGATCGATGACGGTGCGTCGCACGTTGCCGCAACGCCGGCGCTCGCTCATCGGGGCGTGGTGCTTCGTCGACCATTACGGTCCCGACGATGTCGCCGCGACCGGGGGTATGCGGGTGCCCGGGCATCCCCACACCGGCTTGCAGACCGTCACCTGGCTGTTCGAGGGCGAGGTCGAGCACCGGGACACGGTCGGCACCGTGTCGCTGATCCGCCCGGGCGAGGTGAACCTGATGACGTCGGGCCACGGCATCGCGCACTCCGAGTACTCGACCCCGCTCACCTCTCGCCTGCACGGCGCCCAGCTGTGGATCGCGCTGCCCGACGGACGCCGTGCGGGGCAGCGTGACTTCCAGCACTACGCCGCGCCGCAGGTCGTCTTCGGCGGCGCGCGCCTGCGGGTGTTCCTCGGCGAACTCGTCGGGGAGAGCTCACCGATCCGCACCTGGAGTCGCGTGGTCGGGGCGGAGATCGCTCTCGACCCCGACGCGTCGCTCGATCTGCCGGTCGACGCCGGGTTCGAGCACGGGGTGCTCGTTGACACGGGGTCCGTCCGGCTCGATGGCGTCGCCGGGGAGGCCGCGGAGCTGCTGTTCAGCGCCGCGGGCACCGATCGGCTGCACCTGCAGGCGGGATCCGACGGCGCACGGCTGCTGCTGATCGGCGGCGAGCCGTTCGGTGAGGAGATCGTGATGTGGTGGAACTTCATCGGCCGCAGCCATGAGGAGATCGCCGAGCACCGCCGCGCGTGGCAGGCTCGGGTCGCCACGTTCGAGGACGGCTCGTCCGGCGATGTCGACGACTTCGGCGCCTTCCCGGTCGCGTGGGACCGGGTGCTGCCCGCCCCCGAGCTTCCGACGGTGCGGCTGAAGCCGCGCCGCTGA
- a CDS encoding undecaprenyl-diphosphate phosphatase — protein MQLLEALFLGLVQGLTEFLPISSSAHLRIVGELLPGAKDPGAAFTAITQLGTETAVIVYFWRDIVRIVSRWFLALFAVRDKAGYVRVWRNDPDAKMGWYIILGSVPIVVLGLLFQDDIETTFRSLWIVAGTLIGFGILLGVADYFGRQTRELKDLTGWHAVAYGFAQALALIPGVSRSGGTITAGRFLGYSRAAAARYAFLLAIPAVFGSGFYQLYKAVSEPCAPDSAAAAAAACTPEVYGGLETALATVVAFGVGLAVIAFFLRYISKRSFLPFVIYRILLGGLLIVLLSTGVLQP, from the coding sequence ATGCAGCTGCTCGAGGCGCTGTTTCTCGGACTCGTGCAGGGGCTCACCGAGTTCCTGCCGATCTCGTCGAGTGCGCACCTGCGCATCGTCGGCGAACTCCTCCCGGGTGCCAAGGACCCCGGAGCGGCGTTCACGGCGATCACTCAACTCGGCACCGAGACCGCGGTCATCGTGTACTTCTGGCGAGACATCGTCCGCATTGTCTCGCGATGGTTCCTCGCACTCTTCGCGGTGCGGGACAAGGCGGGCTATGTCAGGGTCTGGCGCAACGATCCGGACGCGAAGATGGGCTGGTACATCATTCTCGGCTCGGTGCCGATCGTGGTGCTCGGCCTGCTCTTCCAGGACGACATCGAGACCACGTTCCGGTCGCTCTGGATCGTCGCCGGCACACTGATCGGCTTCGGCATCCTGCTCGGCGTCGCCGACTACTTCGGCCGCCAGACCCGCGAGTTGAAGGACCTCACCGGCTGGCACGCCGTCGCCTACGGCTTCGCCCAGGCCCTCGCGCTGATCCCCGGCGTCTCGCGCTCGGGCGGCACGATCACCGCCGGCCGATTCCTCGGTTACTCCCGCGCCGCGGCCGCCCGGTACGCGTTCCTCCTCGCCATCCCCGCCGTCTTCGGCAGCGGGTTCTACCAGCTGTACAAGGCGGTGTCGGAGCCATGCGCCCCCGACTCCGCCGCGGCCGCGGCCGCGGCGTGCACTCCCGAGGTGTACGGCGGGCTCGAGACGGCTCTCGCGACCGTCGTCGCGTTCGGGGTCGGCCTCGCCGTGATCGCCTTCTTCCTGCGCTACATCTCGAAGCGCTCGTTCCTGCCGTTCGTGATCTACCGCATCCTGCTCGGTGGGCTGCTGATCGTGCTGCTCTCGACGGGCGTTCTGCAGCCGTAG
- a CDS encoding GNAT family N-acetyltransferase produces the protein MSDETTVRFDPDHDRYVAEVGGEYAGVAQFRPEGDDVWVFTHTVVDESMEGRGVGSALVRAALDGARENGKRIEPQCPFVAAYVRKHHDWDDLLEPPAA, from the coding sequence ATGAGCGACGAGACGACAGTGCGCTTCGACCCCGACCACGACCGCTACGTCGCCGAGGTGGGCGGCGAGTACGCCGGTGTTGCGCAGTTCCGCCCCGAGGGCGACGACGTGTGGGTGTTCACGCACACGGTCGTCGACGAGTCGATGGAGGGACGCGGCGTCGGCAGCGCGCTCGTCCGCGCGGCGCTCGACGGCGCCCGCGAGAACGGCAAGCGCATCGAACCGCAGTGCCCGTTCGTCGCCGCGTACGTCCGCAAGCACCACGACTGGGACGACCTCCTAGAGCCTCCGGCCGCCTGA